In the genome of Leptospira sanjuanensis, one region contains:
- a CDS encoding TonB-dependent receptor plug domain-containing protein — protein sequence MTVPMRRIFQRKTIQILFLILFCFPIEAQDEKTKQDNKVSEKESPNTNTAKENTISTEPKNGNGQTGQNGQNGQPPEDSQIVVTGSRGERRLKDSTVATEVISRKKIEASGARNAAEVLETQLGIDVVPFFGGSRVRMLGLDSQYVLILIDGERISGRLNNAVDLSRFKVQNLERIEIVKGASSALYGADAIGGVINLITREADKKLSYEMRTTYGNGSRKNFNTEGEFNTTANMGFRNEMVSGAVSAGYNKNPGYRLVPDSQATTGNAYQDLNAGMNLTFNPDGKFKGKTRILYQHRDQNGVDVTQSKAVFDRNNKTHDFLATGSLEYGFGRKNLISFRGNISKWENKYYNNQRGSDELDVKQLNAELTSQGTVQLDMEASDRHFITMGAESFANELESDRLQNRYVYRTRKAAFFQDEWTISRSPRIRVIPGVRYDDDSQFGNQTTPKFAMRYDILQNLVWRASYGRGFRPPSFQELYLRFENPAVGYVVEGNPNLKPERSITINSDLEYTPFSFLTFSFSLYRNDIINLIQYKFDSNKGKEFAEFELQNIAKAYTRGGEFGVQYRFLKHFTLELGYNHTDTRDLTTDRPLEGRALHQASANFIYNTPSGFQFNLRGKHLDKRPFYSSTNNLSAAGQDYIPTEVKLNENPPVTYGKPFTIINIRMEQKFFEKRFALFVGVDNVLNQYELAYNPTRPRFYYGGFSAQF from the coding sequence ATGACCGTTCCCATGCGCCGAATTTTTCAACGTAAAACGATTCAGATATTGTTTCTGATTCTTTTTTGTTTTCCCATCGAAGCGCAAGATGAGAAGACGAAACAGGACAATAAAGTTTCCGAAAAAGAATCGCCGAACACGAATACTGCGAAGGAAAACACGATCTCGACCGAACCTAAAAACGGAAACGGTCAAACGGGACAAAACGGCCAGAACGGACAACCTCCCGAAGATTCGCAAATCGTGGTCACCGGTTCGCGCGGAGAACGGAGACTGAAAGATTCCACGGTTGCGACCGAGGTCATCTCCCGTAAAAAAATCGAAGCAAGCGGTGCGAGAAACGCCGCCGAAGTTTTGGAAACGCAACTCGGAATCGACGTGGTTCCGTTTTTCGGAGGATCAAGAGTTCGAATGCTCGGACTTGATTCTCAATACGTTCTTATTCTCATAGACGGGGAAAGAATTTCCGGACGTCTCAACAACGCGGTGGATCTCAGCCGATTCAAGGTGCAAAACCTGGAAAGAATCGAAATCGTAAAGGGCGCCTCATCGGCGTTATACGGAGCTGACGCGATCGGAGGAGTCATCAACCTCATTACGAGGGAAGCGGATAAAAAGCTCAGTTACGAAATGCGGACGACATACGGAAACGGAAGTCGGAAAAACTTCAATACCGAGGGAGAATTCAATACCACGGCCAACATGGGATTCCGCAACGAGATGGTGAGCGGCGCAGTATCCGCAGGTTATAATAAAAATCCTGGATATCGATTGGTTCCTGATTCGCAGGCGACGACCGGAAACGCATACCAAGACTTAAACGCGGGGATGAATCTTACCTTTAACCCGGACGGAAAGTTCAAGGGTAAAACGAGAATTCTCTACCAACACAGGGATCAGAACGGAGTCGACGTAACTCAGTCCAAGGCCGTCTTTGATCGAAACAACAAGACGCACGACTTTTTAGCGACAGGTTCTTTGGAATACGGATTCGGAAGAAAGAATCTGATCTCCTTCCGCGGAAATATATCCAAATGGGAGAACAAATACTACAATAACCAACGAGGTTCCGACGAGCTGGACGTAAAACAGTTGAACGCCGAACTCACTTCTCAGGGAACCGTTCAATTGGATATGGAAGCTTCCGACCGACATTTTATCACGATGGGAGCCGAATCCTTCGCGAACGAATTGGAATCGGATCGATTACAAAATCGTTATGTATATAGAACGAGAAAGGCGGCCTTCTTTCAAGACGAATGGACGATCTCCCGTTCTCCCAGAATCCGAGTGATCCCCGGAGTTCGGTACGACGACGATTCCCAATTCGGAAACCAAACGACTCCGAAGTTCGCGATGCGTTATGACATTCTCCAGAACTTGGTATGGAGAGCGAGTTACGGACGGGGTTTTCGTCCTCCGAGCTTTCAGGAATTGTATCTTCGTTTCGAAAACCCGGCCGTGGGCTACGTAGTGGAAGGAAATCCGAACTTAAAACCCGAGCGATCGATCACGATCAACTCCGATTTGGAATACACGCCGTTCAGTTTTCTTACATTCTCTTTCAGCTTGTATCGAAACGACATCATCAACTTGATTCAATACAAGTTCGATTCCAACAAGGGAAAAGAATTCGCCGAATTCGAATTGCAGAATATCGCAAAGGCATATACGAGAGGCGGAGAATTCGGAGTTCAATACCGGTTCTTAAAACATTTCACGTTGGAATTGGGATACAACCACACTGACACGAGAGACTTAACGACCGACCGTCCTCTGGAAGGAAGAGCGCTTCATCAGGCTTCGGCGAACTTCATCTACAATACACCGAGCGGTTTTCAATTCAACCTGAGAGGAAAACATCTCGACAAACGTCCGTTCTACAGTTCTACGAACAACTTATCCGCAGCGGGACAGGATTACATTCCGACCGAAGTCAAGCTGAACGAAAATCCTCCGGTCACGTACGGGAAACCGTTCACCATCATCAACATCCGCATGGAACAGAAATTCTTTGAAAAACGTTTCGCTTTGTTTGTCGGTGTGGACAACGTATTGAATCAATACGAACTCGCCTACAACCCGACGCGGCCTCGCTTCTACTACGGCGGATTTTCGGCTCAATTTTAA
- a CDS encoding HmuY family protein — translation MYLIPNFSPIWKQALLGFGIFTLLISCARQHPAIDEGELAFRQSILAIQKQIEEANSSKILSTEPNGDGSFTTKVRAVSYDVWIKFSFSNKAQANVPDVSTGWDIGFQRFKLQTNGGLTNSSAQGAACLTNPVLTDFNAAAASTSTALGCPNAAFSPDTNVIEVAAGGVETRYVGSDVLNKWFNYTLAFLQPNNKLFVVRSHTGNEYYLLQVTGYYSSEGTSAYPTIKWKQISY, via the coding sequence ATGTATTTGATCCCGAACTTCAGTCCGATATGGAAACAAGCCCTGCTTGGGTTCGGGATTTTCACGCTTCTTATTTCGTGCGCAAGACAACATCCCGCGATCGACGAAGGAGAACTCGCATTTCGACAATCGATTCTCGCGATCCAAAAACAAATCGAAGAAGCGAACAGTTCCAAAATTCTTTCCACCGAACCGAACGGAGACGGATCGTTCACGACCAAGGTCAGAGCGGTTTCGTATGACGTGTGGATCAAATTCAGTTTTTCTAATAAAGCACAAGCCAACGTACCGGACGTTTCGACCGGTTGGGACATCGGCTTTCAGAGATTCAAACTGCAAACCAACGGAGGATTGACCAATTCTTCGGCCCAAGGCGCGGCTTGTTTGACCAATCCGGTTCTTACCGATTTTAACGCCGCGGCTGCGAGTACATCCACGGCTCTCGGTTGCCCGAACGCGGCGTTTTCTCCCGATACGAACGTAATCGAAGTGGCTGCAGGAGGGGTTGAAACCAGATATGTAGGAAGCGACGTTCTCAACAAATGGTTCAACTATACTTTAGCCTTTTTGCAACCGAATAATAAACTGTTCGTGGTTCGTTCTCACACGGGCAACGAGTACTATCTGCTCCAAGTGACGGGTTATTATAGCTCCGAAGGAACTTCGGCATATCCTACGATCAAGTGGAAACAGATCTCTTACTAA
- a CDS encoding LIC20153 family lipoprotein, giving the protein MRTIQKYAKTAVIFSLILGALLQCKKEEKDDDTLNLLLLGLAANGYNCSANVGGRVAGLPAMTATTSVQTLVYGKVPFVNHSIAAVKVTGAVNGTKVVFTGRNVADFDEGTSSNTNAPLVYTASSCPLLDPSLDTARSTYTGGSEGTYSGNGPFTYTLNATKGGDYYFVFYLASRTAEPPTTTFQIQ; this is encoded by the coding sequence ATGAGAACCATCCAGAAGTATGCTAAAACGGCAGTAATTTTTAGTCTCATCCTCGGAGCGCTCTTACAGTGCAAAAAAGAGGAGAAGGACGATGATACATTGAATCTTCTTTTATTAGGACTTGCGGCAAACGGCTACAACTGTTCCGCCAATGTCGGCGGTAGAGTAGCAGGACTTCCTGCAATGACCGCAACTACATCCGTTCAAACTTTAGTTTACGGAAAAGTTCCCTTTGTGAATCATTCCATCGCGGCCGTAAAAGTTACGGGTGCAGTAAACGGAACGAAAGTCGTTTTTACAGGGCGTAACGTTGCCGACTTCGACGAAGGGACTTCCAGTAATACAAATGCTCCTCTGGTTTACACGGCGTCTTCTTGCCCGTTGTTGGATCCTTCTTTGGATACCGCAAGATCCACGTACACCGGCGGCAGTGAAGGAACTTACTCCGGAAACGGCCCGTTTACGTATACTTTGAACGCGACTAAGGGCGGAGACTATTACTTCGTATTCTATCTCGCGAGCAGAACGGCGGAACCACCGACGACTACGTTCCAAATTCAATAA
- a CDS encoding leucine-rich repeat domain-containing protein, which yields MRSDRNETRWKQNRYARVVGCFFTLSTLFFFLSCSLLEKEPVSGGIPVYSKEGKILRYYPYQIRWIGFGENELPDTASLVDFRNLVSLEILHPEFENLEELSSLKTIGFLNVNGTKVKNLSALNKLPALHSLYLNETSVDEKDLKRYASVGTLTKLGLYKTKIKDLSFIGAECKLRQLDIRETEVASLEPISICKDLLELRIGHTKIREIRHVYEMKDLRYLEWSGLKLSKEELDWIREQLPYLKLVPMHINPL from the coding sequence ATGCGATCGGATCGAAACGAAACTCGATGGAAACAAAACCGATACGCGCGCGTAGTCGGTTGCTTCTTTACGCTTTCTACATTGTTTTTCTTTCTTTCTTGTTCGCTTTTAGAAAAAGAACCGGTTTCGGGGGGAATCCCCGTCTATTCCAAAGAAGGAAAGATTCTTCGTTATTACCCGTATCAAATCCGATGGATCGGCTTTGGCGAGAACGAACTTCCCGACACGGCCAGTCTCGTCGATTTTCGGAACTTGGTTTCGCTCGAAATTCTTCATCCCGAATTTGAGAATCTGGAAGAACTCAGTTCCTTAAAGACGATCGGATTTTTGAACGTCAACGGAACCAAGGTGAAGAATCTGAGTGCGTTGAACAAGCTTCCCGCGCTCCACAGTTTGTATCTGAACGAAACTTCCGTGGACGAAAAAGATCTGAAACGTTATGCGTCCGTCGGAACTCTGACCAAACTCGGTTTGTATAAAACGAAGATCAAGGACCTATCGTTTATCGGTGCGGAATGTAAGCTGAGACAACTCGATATTCGGGAAACGGAAGTGGCTTCCTTGGAACCGATTTCGATCTGTAAAGATCTTTTGGAACTTCGAATCGGACATACGAAAATTCGGGAAATCCGCCACGTTTACGAAATGAAGGATTTGCGTTATCTCGAGTGGAGCGGTTTAAAACTTTCCAAAGAAGAATTGGATTGGATTCGCGAACAGCTTCCCTATCTCAAGCTCGTCCCTATGCACATAAATCCTTTATAA
- a CDS encoding peptidase M30: MNFGKKLALTFWILLWISFSNACSLESVFPSFFPSDKPKLGTQYVQTLILTAIGCSGPGKFWVRDITKNSSYCLQANLVGEGSSVAVYAEYGQEHVLDYANIVREFDQRIFPKVTAAFGVPSDMDQSGKVHILFLDIRDGAKPGGSFVAGFFDPFDFFADDARSSVRSNTKEILYIDSVQLKELAEKDVASGKSDTLLSTIAHEFQHLIRFQFELPDYQSQKARDETWLNEGTSEVASDIAGYSPQTNRIQCYRGNISGVCARGVNGSTLFGSANFSSIVDYAFAYAFMKYLYTVSGSNVQERNSFFKKTVAGPSVRAKDAQSLAEIFLTSPAVTALSPAQKNDLGVSGEAAFVRLFAAFLWLSTGETSLSEAQLGVDSAGASNFKSAMESVLGALPFPATSDGNELRRLYETQPLPFIIPLSNLKPGQFHFIDQTRSNTGTQPAVVLLKKTVPSLKILQVNADPYRLGQASQSVVRTEDEGEPLLLPETGGPEAVCPLDYFHSIERTRND, translated from the coding sequence ATGAATTTCGGAAAAAAACTTGCGCTTACGTTCTGGATTCTTCTCTGGATCAGCTTTTCGAACGCCTGCTCGTTAGAAAGTGTTTTCCCTTCCTTCTTTCCCTCCGACAAACCGAAGCTCGGAACGCAATACGTGCAAACCTTGATCCTAACCGCGATCGGTTGTTCTGGTCCGGGCAAGTTCTGGGTGCGCGACATTACCAAAAATTCCTCCTATTGTCTGCAGGCTAATCTCGTGGGAGAAGGAAGTTCGGTCGCGGTTTACGCCGAATACGGACAAGAACACGTTTTGGATTACGCAAACATCGTTCGCGAATTCGATCAGAGAATTTTTCCGAAAGTGACCGCCGCGTTCGGTGTTCCTTCCGATATGGATCAAAGCGGAAAGGTTCATATTTTGTTTTTGGATATTCGCGACGGAGCAAAACCGGGCGGTTCTTTCGTGGCCGGTTTTTTTGATCCTTTCGATTTTTTTGCGGACGACGCCCGATCGAGCGTACGTTCCAACACAAAAGAAATTTTATATATCGATTCGGTTCAATTGAAGGAACTCGCGGAGAAGGACGTCGCGTCCGGTAAATCGGATACTCTTTTGTCGACGATTGCACACGAGTTTCAACACTTGATCCGTTTCCAATTCGAACTTCCCGATTATCAATCGCAGAAGGCGCGGGACGAAACCTGGTTGAACGAAGGGACGAGCGAGGTCGCCAGCGATATCGCGGGTTATTCTCCGCAGACGAATCGGATTCAGTGTTATCGAGGAAATATTTCCGGAGTTTGCGCACGGGGTGTGAACGGTTCCACCTTGTTCGGTTCTGCCAATTTTTCTTCGATCGTAGATTATGCGTTCGCGTACGCGTTTATGAAATATCTGTACACCGTTTCCGGTTCGAACGTCCAGGAAAGAAATTCTTTCTTTAAGAAGACCGTTGCCGGACCCTCTGTGCGAGCTAAGGACGCACAGAGTCTTGCTGAAATTTTTCTGACTTCTCCGGCGGTGACCGCTCTTTCACCCGCGCAGAAAAACGATTTGGGTGTTTCCGGAGAAGCCGCCTTTGTCCGTTTGTTTGCCGCGTTTTTATGGTTGTCCACGGGAGAAACTTCCCTTTCGGAAGCTCAGTTGGGAGTGGACTCCGCAGGCGCGTCCAACTTCAAGTCGGCCATGGAATCGGTGTTAGGCGCTCTTCCCTTCCCCGCCACGAGCGACGGAAACGAACTGCGTAGATTGTATGAAACGCAGCCCCTTCCGTTCATCATTCCTCTGAGCAACTTGAAGCCGGGACAGTTTCATTTTATCGATCAAACACGAAGCAACACCGGAACACAACCGGCAGTCGTTCTGCTGAAGAAAACGGTTCCTAGTTTGAAGATTTTACAGGTGAACGCCGACCCGTATCGTTTGGGTCAGGCATCTCAATCGGTGGTCAGAACGGAAGACGAAGGCGAACCGCTTCTTTTACCGGAAACCGGCGGCCCGGAAGCGGTCTGTCCGTTGGATTATTTTCATTCTATTGAAAGAACTCGAAACGATTGA
- a CDS encoding YbaB/EbfC family nucleoid-associated protein, translating into MFGNKLESMKQMNQMRVRMKKLEKDLMALSFEAKSKNDLVTCISDGKLNIKDILIEDELLAKNDKKLLQKSIKQAVTRSLELAQAAAEERMAEFRGMIPGME; encoded by the coding sequence ATGTTCGGAAACAAGTTAGAATCAATGAAGCAGATGAATCAGATGCGAGTGAGAATGAAGAAGCTCGAAAAAGATCTCATGGCCCTCTCGTTCGAAGCGAAATCCAAAAACGACCTCGTAACTTGTATCTCCGACGGAAAACTGAACATCAAAGACATTCTGATCGAAGACGAACTTCTCGCAAAAAACGACAAGAAACTTTTACAAAAGAGCATCAAACAAGCGGTGACCCGTTCCCTCGAACTCGCGCAAGCCGCCGCCGAAGAAAGAATGGCGGAGTTCCGCGGAATGATTCCCGGAATGGAATAA
- a CDS encoding S16 family serine protease — protein MIKKITSNQAAIRLHAGKQKPKNGLPDFLAFHREELSSLPKALENPGIFSNLLLTGPGLESNLTLLQEYISGLKKNIKVICDPHPGFLTLAGFPGNTEYRPGKMAEADGGYLLLPMRALTEDSNLYFLVKEVLQTGRIDFLTLPEMTGSKEMNRFHPSVNTRFRLILAGEEGEVDFISGVDPDFYDSFSFKIHLPYEAVMKTKKNLQLFGGLIHSWEKPGYPSFDSSAVDTLLEIALRWNDSKTRLSLSFAELKTFVGELLVLYKKEKKTLTRIDVESAIETIEKRIAVHKRRYLESVREGLTTIQLKGKKTGRINGLSVILLHSSLSDFGQVNQVSARVALGSGNFINIEREVNLSGDLHDKGVFILQSYIKGMFSHIQSFGLDASILFEQNYSPIDGDSASCAELLAILSALSGLEIPCNIAVTGALSQYGEILPVGSVNTKIAAWYEVIQIVGNTKDKYRVYIPTSNLRDLNLPSHIRKAMDKGKLQIFTCSHVEELIPEVFGIPAGKFGKNGKYPQGSLFHLIEERIDRKKEEEHEL, from the coding sequence GTGATCAAAAAAATAACTTCCAACCAAGCGGCAATCCGACTTCACGCGGGAAAACAAAAACCGAAAAACGGGCTCCCCGATTTTTTAGCGTTTCACAGGGAGGAACTCAGTTCTTTGCCGAAGGCTTTGGAAAATCCGGGAATCTTTTCCAATCTTTTGCTCACGGGTCCGGGACTCGAATCCAATCTCACGTTGCTTCAGGAATACATCTCCGGTTTAAAAAAGAATATCAAAGTGATCTGCGATCCGCATCCGGGCTTTTTGACGCTCGCCGGATTTCCCGGAAACACGGAGTATCGTCCCGGAAAAATGGCCGAAGCGGACGGAGGTTATCTGCTTCTTCCGATGCGCGCGCTCACGGAAGATTCCAATCTCTACTTTCTCGTAAAGGAAGTCTTGCAAACGGGGAGAATCGACTTTCTCACCTTGCCGGAAATGACCGGTTCCAAGGAAATGAACCGTTTTCATCCCTCGGTCAATACGCGTTTTCGGCTCATTCTCGCGGGAGAAGAGGGGGAAGTGGACTTTATTTCCGGAGTCGATCCCGACTTTTACGATAGTTTTTCGTTTAAGATTCACCTTCCGTACGAAGCCGTCATGAAGACAAAAAAGAATCTTCAGTTGTTCGGAGGTCTGATTCATTCCTGGGAAAAACCGGGTTATCCGAGTTTTGATTCTTCCGCGGTGGACACGTTACTCGAAATCGCACTTCGCTGGAACGACAGCAAAACCAGACTTTCCCTTTCCTTCGCGGAACTCAAAACCTTCGTGGGAGAACTTCTCGTTCTGTACAAAAAGGAAAAGAAAACTCTCACGAGAATCGACGTGGAATCCGCAATCGAAACGATCGAAAAAAGGATCGCGGTTCATAAGAGAAGATATCTGGAAAGCGTACGCGAAGGTTTGACGACGATCCAGCTGAAAGGGAAAAAAACCGGAAGAATCAACGGTCTTTCGGTGATCTTACTTCATTCTTCCTTATCCGATTTCGGACAAGTGAATCAGGTTTCCGCGCGGGTCGCGCTCGGGTCCGGTAACTTTATCAACATCGAACGGGAAGTGAATCTTTCCGGCGACTTGCACGATAAGGGAGTCTTTATATTACAATCTTATATTAAAGGAATGTTCTCTCATATCCAATCCTTCGGATTGGACGCTTCGATTCTGTTCGAGCAAAACTATTCACCGATCGACGGAGATTCCGCGAGCTGCGCAGAACTTCTCGCAATTCTTTCCGCACTTTCCGGTTTGGAAATTCCCTGCAATATCGCGGTCACCGGAGCGCTTTCCCAATATGGTGAAATTCTTCCCGTCGGTTCCGTGAACACGAAGATCGCCGCTTGGTATGAAGTGATTCAAATCGTCGGTAACACAAAGGATAAATACCGGGTTTATATTCCTACCTCGAATCTGAGAGACTTGAATCTCCCTTCGCATATCCGCAAAGCGATGGATAAGGGAAAATTACAGATTTTCACCTGTTCTCACGTCGAAGAATTGATTCCGGAAGTTTTTGGAATTCCGGCGGGAAAATTCGGCAAAAACGGAAAATATCCGCAGGGAAGTCTGTTCCATTTAATAGAGGAACGAATCGACCGGAAAAAAGAAGAAGAGCACGAATTATAG
- the queA gene encoding tRNA preQ1(34) S-adenosylmethionine ribosyltransferase-isomerase QueA, protein MLFEDLKEFEFDLPEERIARYPAAYRDESKLMILDVYSGEIKTEPSFKNIVSYLREGDILVANHTKVSKRRVYLKTLLRIHEAMFLEEKEQLWKCKIRNSKKLKLGEELKDNRTQKLGFTVAKKEEEFVFLKPQRGLTEEDFETIGEIPIPPYLKRNADVQDEIRYQTLFAKTPGSVAAPTAGLHFSEELFETLRRKKIRLCTLELKVGYGTFQPLTEENFQNQKLHREEFFLEETIAEQLNAAKQEGRRILSIGTTTLRALESAYQPDTKTFRAGPGATELFIRPDDNLQSCEGLITNFHLPGSSLLLLVSAFAGKKLILDAYQKAIRENFRFYSYGDAMLILGRKKSDRNRT, encoded by the coding sequence ATGTTGTTTGAAGACCTCAAAGAATTCGAGTTCGACTTACCCGAGGAGCGGATTGCGCGTTATCCGGCGGCTTATCGGGACGAAAGCAAACTCATGATTCTCGACGTATACTCGGGAGAAATCAAAACTGAACCTTCGTTTAAGAACATCGTTTCGTATTTGAGAGAAGGGGACATACTTGTCGCCAATCACACGAAGGTAAGCAAACGAAGAGTCTATCTCAAAACCCTGTTGCGAATTCACGAAGCGATGTTCTTGGAAGAAAAAGAACAACTCTGGAAATGCAAAATCCGCAATTCTAAAAAACTCAAACTCGGAGAAGAACTCAAGGACAACCGCACGCAAAAACTCGGATTTACGGTCGCAAAAAAAGAGGAGGAATTTGTTTTTTTAAAACCGCAGCGCGGACTTACGGAAGAAGATTTTGAAACGATCGGAGAAATTCCGATTCCTCCGTATCTTAAAAGAAATGCGGACGTGCAGGATGAAATCCGTTATCAAACTCTCTTTGCAAAAACGCCCGGCTCGGTCGCCGCTCCCACCGCAGGTTTGCACTTTTCGGAAGAACTTTTCGAAACGCTTCGGCGGAAAAAAATCCGGCTTTGCACTCTCGAACTCAAAGTGGGATACGGAACGTTTCAACCTCTCACCGAAGAGAATTTTCAAAATCAAAAACTGCATCGGGAAGAATTCTTCCTGGAAGAAACGATTGCGGAGCAATTAAACGCGGCAAAACAAGAAGGAAGAAGAATTCTTTCGATCGGAACAACGACTTTACGCGCGCTCGAATCCGCATACCAACCGGACACAAAAACGTTCCGAGCGGGACCGGGAGCGACCGAACTTTTCATTCGACCGGATGACAACCTGCAAAGCTGTGAAGGACTGATCACGAATTTTCATTTGCCCGGTTCCAGTTTATTACTGCTCGTTTCCGCCTTTGCCGGAAAAAAATTGATCTTGGACGCCTATCAAAAAGCGATTCGAGAAAATTTTCGATTTTATTCGTACGGCGACGCGATGTTGATTTTGGGAAGAAAAAAATCCGACCGGAATCGAACTTAA
- a CDS encoding glycosyltransferase family 87 protein has product MVCSGSASGPQENPFLVGFSSAVEKCFRMQLRDRKTWILAGTVLFFSLLFLNGISKSGNRSDFRDYYNASVRFTQGNNLYNLEQIDEILAKLQSGEIKIEEAFTPKVFLQLKDMMEGLGSYIYPPTFAFLLIPISFFSYEIASAVFMTLNFAALLGSLYILSIRLNRKWNLIFFVVLCLLNLRFLENHQNNNQVGFLLIFLILASVHTSKDWLSGLLLSLAIVIKLTPGAFVLFFLMQRRYAAVVYTFVFALFWIFLPCVYAPSFTIEMTLTWKQLILDNYLKSPLFRAWKNNQSLNATLAKYFLNYADVLNQSQLGYPIRELSETAVKGIYSILSLLIVIPFFVRVFMKRKAEFTLGCLFVFSVIFSGISWVHAFVFLLVPSALLLDRTWTFAENVILPAWNKSSDSFWKKTVDSAVILFKKDKVIFAFLASSVLILLCNRSLIGGGTEEKLMMASYLLYFAIFQYVLLLVAAKSETAAKN; this is encoded by the coding sequence ATGGTTTGCAGTGGATCCGCGAGCGGTCCGCAGGAGAATCCTTTTTTAGTTGGCTTTTCCAGTGCCGTTGAAAAGTGTTTCAGAATGCAATTGAGAGATCGAAAAACCTGGATTCTTGCGGGAACGGTTTTATTCTTCTCCCTTCTTTTTCTAAACGGAATTTCCAAATCGGGGAATCGATCGGATTTCCGGGATTATTATAACGCATCCGTTCGTTTTACCCAAGGAAACAATTTATACAACCTCGAACAGATCGACGAGATTCTTGCGAAACTTCAATCGGGTGAAATCAAAATCGAAGAGGCGTTCACTCCGAAGGTGTTTCTACAACTCAAGGATATGATGGAAGGTCTGGGCTCGTACATCTATCCTCCGACATTCGCATTTCTTCTCATACCGATTTCTTTTTTTTCGTACGAGATTGCTTCCGCGGTTTTTATGACGCTCAACTTCGCGGCGCTTTTGGGCTCCTTGTATATTCTTTCGATTCGTTTAAACAGAAAGTGGAATCTGATTTTTTTCGTCGTTTTATGTTTGTTGAATCTTCGTTTTCTGGAGAATCATCAGAACAACAATCAAGTCGGTTTTCTGTTGATCTTTCTGATTCTCGCGTCCGTACATACGAGCAAGGATTGGTTGTCGGGACTTTTACTTTCTCTTGCGATCGTGATCAAGCTGACTCCGGGAGCGTTCGTTCTTTTCTTTTTGATGCAAAGAAGATACGCTGCCGTCGTTTACACGTTTGTCTTTGCGCTTTTCTGGATCTTTCTACCCTGCGTCTACGCTCCTTCGTTTACGATCGAGATGACGTTGACTTGGAAGCAGTTGATCTTGGACAATTATCTGAAGTCCCCTTTGTTCCGCGCTTGGAAGAACAATCAGAGTTTGAACGCGACACTCGCGAAGTATTTTCTGAACTACGCGGACGTTTTGAATCAATCGCAACTCGGATACCCGATCCGGGAACTCAGCGAAACCGCGGTAAAAGGAATTTATTCTATTCTTTCCTTATTGATCGTGATTCCGTTTTTTGTCCGCGTTTTTATGAAGCGAAAAGCGGAATTTACTTTGGGATGTCTGTTCGTATTTTCGGTGATCTTCAGCGGAATTTCGTGGGTGCACGCGTTCGTTTTTCTTTTGGTCCCTTCCGCTCTGCTTTTGGATCGGACTTGGACGTTTGCGGAGAATGTGATTTTACCGGCTTGGAACAAATCGTCCGATTCGTTTTGGAAAAAGACGGTCGACTCCGCTGTTATTCTATTCAAAAAGGATAAAGTAATCTTTGCGTTTCTGGCGAGTTCCGTCCTGATTCTTCTGTGCAACCGTTCCCTGATCGGAGGCGGAACGGAAGAAAAGTTGATGATGGCTTCCTATCTTTTGTATTTCGCGATCTTTCAATACGTTCTTCTTTTGGTTGCGGCGAAGTCGGAAACCGCGGCGAAGAATTAA